AGATGGCTATAAAGATAGCCAAGAACACCTCTCTTTTCTCATACTCCACAAGAATTTTATCGTGGTTAAATGATTGAATCTAAGAAACCCTACGTGTATGCAAAATGAACCTCACAAAATAGAGTTCGAGAGAATATTCCTCGTGTTGCCTTAGCTTACAAAACCGGGTTTTAAAATCTAGGTTAACCAATAAGAGACTGCCATGTCAGCAGATGAGCATGAATAATTTGAGAAACATGATAAAATCAAGATTTAGATGTGAATTTGAGAGCTAAAATAACTTTTTAGGATTTGAATTTTAAGGCAATATAGAAAAATTTGTTTATGCGAGAGAAGTGGACGAAATGGATAGAAaatacaagaatttataacctttTGAAGTATCTATTTTGTAAAATTTTGGTATTTAATTAAACATAGCTTGAtgattataaaattatacttgACAGCCTTCTAATCTCTTGTCAATTAATAACTTCCGTCTCTCATTCAAAATTAATTGCATTTGCAAGCTAGGTGATGGTAAAGAGTAATTATGACGGTTAGGATGAATCCTCATATGTACTTTTTGATTTAGGAAAGTAGAAAACTTTTTTAAGATTGGATCGATCATCCAGATTTGATATTACCTAACTtagtttttatctttttttatttagGTGAGAGTAAAGAGCAAGAACTCTATGACTAAATTGAAAGTCAAATTTAGCGACCTTAAACTATAACGAGGATTTGACAGAAAAGGTAATGTCAAGGAAGGTAGATCCCttggtctatttttttttttttttttggataggaGAGAAATATTTGCATGTATTAGTGAAAAAATCATAACCCCGTCTATTTTATAGGTGGGGTCATGACTCTCCACTATTAGATACAAGTGGCTCATTCTTTGATCCAAAAAAATAGATCAAAGGATCTGGACTGAATGGCAAGGTTTGAAAGTACCTTTTGAGTTAGAAATTGATTATCCATCATAGTATTTATATCAATTCCTTTatctaaaatatataaaatttagagtaaaaaattgttttattaaatttgaatatcTATTTTTCACTAGATTTTCTATTTTTTCACTCTCTTCTATCATCTTTAAGGAATAGAATTTAttctttaaactttaaaaaatattatttgtaaATCTAAAATTTAGAGGATGATTATGGTGATGGATGTaaagattttttaattattttatttaaatttagaataaaatctttatataagataaatatatatatttgatcgTAGCAACGTCAAGGTGTTGACTCTGTGAGTTGGCATTGCAATCAAGAAAAGGCGAGAAACCCTGGGGCAAAAGAGTCAGAACAAAACAGGCAAACGAGTCCAGAATAGGACCAAATCAGCACCaacggaggaggaggagcatcAATAGCAGAGTGAGGAGGGCGCTCGTGGCCTGGAGTGGTCCAATGGCGCAGCGGATGACGATGTTCCTCTTTCTCTCCTTTTAAAGCAGGAGCACCTCCTAGTTCCTCCGTTACCGGCTCTTCTATCTGAACTATGTCAACGGTTCTTCTCGTGATTGCCAGCGCCTTTGCCCTTTCCTTCGTGTTTTAATCCTATTGAGAGATTTTTAGATCGAACCTGATgcaaaaggtttccctttttcgtTGAACTGGAAGTGGGTTCCATCCTGACGCGTTGAGGAGAAAAAAAGGAAGTGATTTTGTTGGTTTCCGGATGAGCGGCGGAAGCGAGGTTGAAGCTTTGGAATCATCGGAATAGAAAATTTTGGACTTGTTGGCCTGGATTTTACTTCCAGTCCTGTTCGCTCCGCTAGCTGTTGTTGTTATTGCTTCCTTGTGATAGATTGGATTTCGATTCGATCTTCGTCTTTAATCTTTTGCACAGGTTTGAATCTGGATTTCGGAGCTACGCTTCTCTCTTTCCGGTCtggggtttagggtttttgaTTGCTTGCCAAATTTTTCCTCGTTTGGATTCGAATCATTTTTCTATACGGCAACTTCTTGAAGGTTTTGGGTTTTGTGGGGCAAGGTTTTGATTGGTTTCTGTCGAAATTTCTGCAAATTTAAGGCGTGTAGGCCGTGGAATTCCGTTCTCCAAGAGCGATGTCGTCGTGCCTCAGCAGTGGCGGGGGCGGCCGGACCTACGGCTTCGACCTCGACCTGGTGAAGCCTCCGCCTGCGGCGTCGTCCCGCTCTTCGCATACTTCCTCGCCTTCCTCCACGCTCTCCGAATCGAGCAACTCGGCGCTGGCAATCTCCATCAAGAAGACGAGGACGTCCCGGAAGCGGCCCAACCAGACGTACAACGAGGCCGCCGCCCTCCTCTCCACCATCTACCCCAACGTCTTCTCAACTAAGGGCCTCAAGAAGCTTTCCAGGAGCGCAACGAGGCCCTTCTCCTCTTTTCCGGAACCATCCGACCTCCTCCTGCCGCCCCTTCCGGTGCTCAGCGATGCTGCATTCCTCCTCCACAAGTCCCACCGGCAGGAGCCAACCACCGCAGCACAGATCGAGCTCAAGCACAATTTCGCTGCTGACAAGGATTACAGGAGGCCCGTGAGCAGCAGCGTGTCATGCTCCTTGGAGCCTAACTCGCCAGGTTCATTGAACGACGACTTTGATGCCGAGTCCATCCTCGACGAGGATGTTGAGGAGGGCATCGACAGCATCATGGGCAACCTCAGCGTCAACACCCCTTCCGAGGAGGACAACAACAATGGACTAAGTAGTGGTGGTTCCTCTATCAATCCCCTTCTTCGTAGCCTAGTCGGATGTAGAATCAGCGGTGGCGGCCAGCTTGAGCTGGGGCTCAGGCTACGGCTCAGTCATAACTTGCAGTGGGCTTTGAAGGCCCAGGACAACTGCGAATGGTGGCGGACTCCGACGGTGCCGGTGCAAAATATTCTACCCAACTTCAAGCCTCCGGCAGCAAAGGCAGCAAcagataagaagaaaaagaagccaGAGAAGGTGGCAGTGAGCTGTAAGAAGATTGCAAACACAACAATTTCCACTGAGACTCCAAAGGAGAAATTGAAGGCTGGTTTGGGGCTCAAGCTAAACCATGAGGAGGTCTTTAAGGAATGGTCTGACCGCAGCTCCATATTCCTCGACGTGGCTGACTCACTGGATTCATCTGCTGATGCTCTGGTAAATGCTTTAAATCCACCTTGTGAAGCATAAATCGATTGCAAATTGAGCTTCTTTCCTTTATTGCTTTATCACAATGATTAAAGTAGAAAGAAAGTAGGAAGGTGGGATGAAAAGCAAAGGTAAGGGCAAAAATGAAGTAATCAAagtgaagaaggaaaaaaaatcaagagtTTTGGTGTTTAATTGTATTGCACTTTGCATGATGCTGAAACTTTTAAAGCAAAAATAGTCAAAAGAACCTTACAAAATTTTATCCTTGTGCTGAAGTTTAAGCTATAGCTAATATGACAACTATCACTATGTGATCAGTGAGATGTTGCAACTTTCTGGATGTTGCAAACACTAGGAAGAACCACAGAGTTTTGGTGTTTAGAATTATAACAAACTTCAGTTGAAAAAGAATTCTGAACTTTTATCATTTGCTTGTTAAGGACTTGATATGAAGAGCAGAGTTATCGATTATCTGGTTAAAGACTTTTCTTGTTAGACATTATGTTATGCATTTTTCTTTCAGGCTAGGTTATCAGACCTTGATCTCCTTCCAGAGGCTGATGGGGTGAGGGATGCAAGTGTTACAAGGTCCAAAGAGAAACGGAGGAGCCAGCTTTTCTCTAAGAAGGTCAGGTACCATGTGAGGAAGATGAATGCAGGCCAATGATCTACAATGAAGGCAAGTGTAAGAATTTGTTATTAGTAAAGAGCTGAATATTTggatttaaaaaaaatgtaagaatttgttttcttctcttttatttatgatttatgattCTCATACTTTGATTGTGGGTGCAGACCAGCAACCTAGGATGAAGGCACTTAGACATTTTCTTCTATATTTACGATTCTCACTGTGATCGTGAACCCAGATCGACAATCTGGGATGAAGGCAAGTGTAATagttgttttcttctttatttatgATTCTCCCACTGATTGTTTTGTTAGTTCAACATAGAGACAAACTTATATAGCATAAACCTAAATAGTTAGAACTAACATCACTAAATGGAAAAGTGATTATTTCATTTGCTCTTAGCTTCATGCATGCTTGTTCTCAGTTTGATCTCTAAACTATA
This window of the Zingiber officinale cultivar Zhangliang chromosome 3B, Zo_v1.1, whole genome shotgun sequence genome carries:
- the LOC121967715 gene encoding protein CHLOROPLAST IMPORT APPARATUS 2-like, whose translation is MSSCLSSGGGGRTYGFDLDLVKPPPAASSRSSHTSSPSSTLSESSNSALAISIKKTRTSRKRPNQTYNEAAALLSTIYPNVFSTKGLKKLSRSATRPFSSFPEPSDLLLPPLPVLSDAAFLLHKSHRQEPTTAAQIELKHNFAADKDYRRPVSSSVSCSLEPNSPGSLNDDFDAESILDEDVEEGIDSIMGNLSVNTPSEEDNNNGLSSGGSSINPLLRSLVGCRISGGGQLELGLRLRLSHNLQWALKAQDNCEWWRTPTVPVQNILPNFKPPAAKAATDKKKKKPEKVAVSCKKIANTTISTETPKEKLKAGLGLKLNHEEVFKEWSDRSSIFLDVADSLDSSADALARLSDLDLLPEADGVRDASVTRSKEKRRSQLFSKKVRYHVRKMNAGQ